One window of Mucilaginibacter inviolabilis genomic DNA carries:
- a CDS encoding glycoside hydrolase — MKNNKLQIAGLAMLAAILAGSCKKGTLEEVKTSKSKSLVTAGTTSASITFNWDKTYQTIDGFGCFGGRVTPFFESAKRDTIMAYLWGNQGLQLNIIRGEILYTYPFDKSSGVVTIKPSGADINVDVTSSAYTSLTDDQKEQLAQLWIMKTVKSKYQVPVMFASAWTPPLAMKTNPNSVNAQWFNGLNFNTSSTDFARYIAGFAKAFQSEGVNFSAVSPTNEPENIFSSWAASYWDAAHLGQFVSNNLRPALNEKGLNSVKIIASENAAWDTANGFLSGMDKSNVDILAGHGYVGVVDAILGKKGLNQTPSAWTFSTGGKPVWLTETSDAGVAYDNTMGEGLKLATSMHNFLTTCNVNAFVYWLGMLAGQDNEALINKNSDGSLDIAKTYDVMGQFSRYVRPGYVRFDANVQNDSSLKVSAFKDPSSGKFSIVAVNTGNQSAVCTLQLQGFTAATLNSYLTADSNNHAHWLQGIPVTANPDGSISVTVPALSVTTFTGVKGQ, encoded by the coding sequence ATGAAAAACAACAAATTACAAATCGCGGGACTGGCTATGCTCGCTGCTATTTTAGCCGGGAGCTGTAAAAAAGGCACACTGGAGGAAGTGAAGACTTCGAAAAGTAAGTCACTTGTTACAGCTGGCACTACATCGGCCAGTATTACATTTAACTGGGATAAAACCTACCAAACCATTGATGGTTTTGGCTGCTTCGGCGGACGAGTTACTCCCTTTTTTGAATCGGCCAAACGGGATACTATTATGGCGTACCTCTGGGGCAATCAGGGTTTACAGCTCAATATCATCCGCGGAGAGATCCTGTATACCTATCCTTTTGATAAATCCAGCGGAGTGGTAACTATAAAACCCAGCGGAGCAGATATTAACGTAGATGTAACCAGCAGCGCCTATACTTCCTTAACGGATGATCAGAAAGAACAGTTGGCGCAATTATGGATCATGAAAACGGTAAAGAGCAAGTACCAGGTGCCGGTAATGTTTGCCAGCGCGTGGACGCCGCCATTGGCCATGAAAACTAATCCGAACAGTGTAAACGCACAGTGGTTTAACGGGCTTAACTTCAACACCAGTTCTACCGATTTTGCAAGATATATAGCAGGCTTTGCAAAAGCTTTTCAAAGTGAAGGTGTTAATTTTTCTGCAGTATCGCCAACCAATGAGCCCGAGAATATTTTCTCATCCTGGGCTGCATCATATTGGGATGCGGCACATCTTGGTCAGTTTGTTTCCAATAATCTCCGCCCGGCATTAAATGAAAAGGGTCTCAATTCGGTTAAGATCATTGCTTCTGAAAACGCGGCCTGGGATACAGCCAATGGCTTTTTGTCGGGAATGGATAAAAGCAATGTCGATATTTTGGCCGGCCATGGTTATGTAGGAGTGGTAGATGCCATTCTTGGTAAAAAGGGTCTGAATCAAACCCCTTCAGCCTGGACCTTTAGTACTGGTGGTAAACCGGTATGGCTCACCGAAACATCTGATGCAGGTGTAGCTTATGACAATACCATGGGAGAGGGCTTGAAATTAGCCACCAGCATGCATAACTTCCTGACAACCTGTAATGTAAACGCCTTTGTATACTGGTTGGGCATGCTAGCCGGACAGGATAATGAGGCGTTGATCAATAAAAATAGTGATGGTTCATTGGATATTGCCAAAACTTATGATGTTATGGGGCAGTTTTCAAGATATGTACGCCCTGGCTATGTTCGTTTTGATGCCAACGTGCAGAATGATTCTTCATTGAAAGTATCAGCCTTTAAAGATCCTTCAAGCGGTAAGTTTAGTATTGTTGCGGTTAATACGGGTAATCAATCTGCCGTTTGTACCCTTCAATTACAAGGGTTTACCGCGGCTACGTTAAACTCATATCTCACTGCCGATAGCAATAACCATGCTCATTGGCTACAAGGCATTCCTGTAACTGCCAACCCCGACGGAAGCATCAGCGTTACGGTACCAGCTCTGAGTGTAACAACTTTCACTGGGGTTAAAGGTCAGTAG
- a CDS encoding D-2-hydroxyacid dehydrogenase gives MIKILANDGIDPIGKKLLEDAGFFVDTNNIPQDELPEKLKEYDAITVRSATKVRKALIDATPNLKVIGRGGVGMDNIDVEYAREKGLSVYNTPASSSLSVAELVFASLFGAVRFLHDSNRKMPVEGGTKFNDLKKAYAKGIELRGKTLGIVGFGRIGREVAKIAIGVGMDVLAYDLFDFNPELDIVLGGGTTVKVSVKKATLDEVIKTADFITLHTPFIDKALLGAEELAQTKKGVGLVNISRGGLIDELALIDALNSGQVSFAALDVFDNEPTPREEILKHPKISLTPHIGAATNEAQERIGVELANLIIDHFKK, from the coding sequence ATGATCAAAATATTAGCTAACGATGGTATAGATCCAATTGGAAAGAAATTGTTGGAAGATGCCGGATTTTTTGTTGATACCAACAATATACCTCAGGATGAATTGCCTGAAAAATTAAAAGAGTACGATGCCATCACCGTGCGCAGCGCAACAAAAGTTCGCAAGGCTTTAATTGACGCAACTCCTAACCTGAAAGTAATTGGTCGCGGTGGTGTTGGTATGGATAATATCGATGTAGAATACGCCAGGGAAAAAGGTTTAAGCGTTTATAACACGCCGGCTTCTTCTTCCTTATCAGTTGCCGAACTGGTATTTGCCAGCTTATTTGGCGCTGTACGCTTTTTACATGATAGCAACCGCAAAATGCCGGTTGAAGGCGGTACCAAATTTAACGACCTGAAAAAAGCTTATGCTAAAGGTATCGAGCTACGCGGTAAAACATTAGGTATTGTAGGTTTTGGTCGTATCGGTCGCGAAGTAGCAAAAATTGCTATCGGCGTTGGTATGGATGTGTTGGCTTATGATCTTTTTGATTTTAACCCAGAGCTGGATATTGTTTTGGGCGGCGGTACAACTGTAAAAGTATCTGTTAAGAAAGCTACGCTTGATGAAGTGATTAAAACAGCCGACTTTATTACCCTGCACACTCCATTCATCGACAAAGCTCTTTTAGGCGCCGAAGAACTGGCTCAAACCAAAAAAGGCGTAGGCCTGGTGAACATTTCACGCGGCGGCTTGATTGACGAATTGGCCCTGATTGACGCCTTAAACAGCGGACAAGTTTCATTCGCAGCATTAGACGTGTTTGATAACGAACCAACTCCGCGCGAAGAAATATTAAAACACCCTAAAATTTCACTTACCCCGCATATTGGCGCCGCCACGAACGAGGCCCAGGAACGTATAGGTGTTGAATTGGCCAATCTGATCATTGATCATTTCAAAAAGTAA
- the serC gene encoding 3-phosphoserine/phosphohydroxythreonine transaminase yields MKHNFGAGPGILPQEVLKQAAEAVIDLNGIGLSLLEISHRSKEFEAVLDEAVSLVKELFSVPEGYSVLFLQGGASTQFALAPYNLLPSTGKAAYLETGVWANKALKEAKYFGEVEIVASSKESNFTYIPKDYTIPADAAYFHITSNNTIYGTQLQEFPKSPIPVVCDMSSDIFSRKVNVADFGLIYAGAQKNMGPAGVTLVIVKDDILGKVDRKIPSMFNYQTQIEGGSMYNTPPCFAIYVSMLTLRWLKAKGGVAAIEQENITKARVLYDAIDANPLFKAVAAPEDRSNMNVCFVMENPELEKPFLKLCDERGIVGIKGHRSVGGFRASIYNALPLSSILVLVDVMNEFAESNK; encoded by the coding sequence ATGAAACATAATTTTGGTGCCGGACCCGGCATTTTACCTCAGGAAGTTTTAAAACAAGCTGCTGAGGCAGTAATTGATTTAAATGGTATAGGATTGTCATTATTGGAGATCTCACACCGTTCAAAAGAATTTGAAGCAGTTTTAGATGAAGCTGTTAGTTTGGTGAAAGAGTTATTCAGCGTTCCTGAGGGTTATTCGGTTCTGTTTTTACAGGGCGGTGCCAGCACCCAGTTTGCTTTGGCGCCATATAACCTGTTGCCATCAACCGGTAAAGCCGCTTACCTGGAAACAGGTGTTTGGGCGAACAAAGCTTTAAAAGAAGCTAAATACTTTGGCGAGGTTGAAATTGTAGCTTCTTCAAAAGAGAGCAACTTTACTTACATCCCTAAGGATTATACCATCCCTGCGGATGCCGCTTATTTCCACATTACTTCTAATAATACCATTTATGGTACACAATTACAGGAGTTCCCTAAATCGCCAATACCGGTGGTTTGTGATATGTCGTCAGATATCTTCAGCCGCAAAGTTAATGTTGCCGATTTTGGTTTGATCTACGCCGGTGCTCAGAAAAACATGGGTCCTGCAGGTGTAACCCTGGTGATCGTAAAAGATGATATTTTAGGCAAAGTTGATCGTAAGATCCCGTCTATGTTTAACTACCAGACACAAATTGAAGGTGGTTCTATGTACAATACGCCTCCATGCTTCGCTATCTATGTTTCTATGTTAACCTTAAGATGGTTAAAAGCCAAAGGTGGTGTAGCTGCCATTGAGCAGGAAAATATTACCAAAGCACGCGTATTATATGATGCTATCGATGCTAACCCGTTGTTTAAGGCGGTAGCAGCTCCGGAAGATCGCTCGAACATGAACGTATGTTTTGTAATGGAGAACCCAGAGCTGGAAAAACCTTTCCTGAAACTGTGCGACGAAAGAGGTATAGTAGGCATCAAAGGTCACCGCAGCGTAGGCGGTTTCCGTGCCTCCATCTATAATGCCTTACCATTAAGCAGCATTTTAGTGCTGGTTGATGTAATGAACGAGTTTGCAGAAAGTAATAAATAA
- the rpe gene encoding ribulose-phosphate 3-epimerase, giving the protein MNHLIAPSILAADFANLQRDLEMINKSDADWVHVDIMDGMFVPNISFGFPVVSATKKHATKPLDVHLMIVEPDRYLKAFKDAGADGMTVHYEACPHLHRTIQAIKELGCRAGVALNPHTPVTLLQDIIADLDLVLIMSVNPGFGGQKFIDNTYKKLHDLKALSRDKNPNLFIEVDGGVDQHNIQKLVDAGANALVAGSSVFSSADPSAAISHLKYPEKLLQS; this is encoded by the coding sequence ATGAACCATTTGATAGCACCATCAATTTTAGCTGCCGATTTTGCCAACCTGCAACGCGATCTGGAAATGATCAATAAAAGCGATGCAGATTGGGTGCATGTTGATATTATGGATGGTATGTTTGTGCCCAACATATCATTTGGTTTCCCGGTGGTTAGCGCCACCAAAAAACACGCTACCAAACCGCTTGATGTTCACTTGATGATCGTAGAGCCCGACCGGTACCTGAAAGCCTTTAAAGATGCCGGTGCTGATGGCATGACGGTACATTATGAAGCTTGTCCGCATTTGCATCGCACCATTCAGGCTATTAAAGAGCTGGGTTGCAGGGCAGGAGTGGCCCTTAATCCGCATACACCGGTTACTTTGCTACAAGACATCATTGCCGATCTGGACCTGGTACTCATCATGTCTGTTAACCCTGGTTTTGGCGGACAGAAATTTATCGACAATACTTACAAAAAACTGCACGACCTGAAAGCGCTGAGCCGCGACAAAAATCCAAACCTGTTTATTGAGGTTGACGGCGGTGTTGATCAGCACAACATCCAGAAATTGGTTGATGCCGGTGCCAACGCGCTGGTTGCAGGCAGTTCTGTGTTTTCGTCGGCCGACCCATCGGCTGCCATATCTCACCTTAAATATCCCGAAAAGTTATTACAATCGTAA